Proteins encoded in a region of the Plasmodium berghei ANKA genome assembly, chromosome: 1 genome:
- a CDS encoding calcium-binding protein, putative: protein MDEKIDDKKRESNYKFLNPDEINNLEYIFNKIKKNKSENVPIQNIEKFLLKNHNEEICDDLVSYFHIYGSTVTLDDFISHLNCDINEFKSKEKIKNLFEILDENKKGFITLKDFINAAKEFDNEFKEDILKNIFKIIDLNNNNKIIFDEFKNAIWNI from the coding sequence ATGGATGAAAAGATAGAcgataaaaaaagagaaagtaactacaaatttttaaacCCAGACgaaataaacaatttagagtatatttttaataaaataaaaaagaataaaagtgaaaatgtacctatacaaaatatagaaaaattcCTTCTTAAAAATcataatgaagaaatatGTGATGATTTAGTTAGCTATTTTCACATATATGGTAGCACAGTAACGTTAGACGATTTTATAAGCCATTTAAATTGTGATATTAACGAATTTAAATCAAAAGAAAAGATTAAAAACTTATTTGAAATActtgatgaaaataaaaaggggTTTATAACATTGAAAGATTTCATTAATGCAGCTAAAGAATTTGATAATGAATTTAAGGaggatatattaaaaaatatattcaaaattatagacttaaataataataacaaaataatttttgatgaatttaaaaatgctATATGGAATATTTAG
- a CDS encoding RAP protein, putative, translating to MFIKKYNNIFEKNGQRIIRTITLCNNFSSIRFFFSKFPYKNKKPLNIDYINKIQKNNEQNEEIKYKHIEGSNVCDKINIEYNYRHKFNCNRGIYKKGEDNKIITKICEELYENIKRKEYNDFENKLVYSISLADNAIEISQLINVISKSNFLKIPKEIKEYNDNNKIISSYVTLIDKSLKIFDNMPIRSISLILNSMIKLGIYHTRFIDLFIKNIRNILNESNNIDLCIFYHFYVNALNNVLILRENMEYILKLFLDKINNIALELQIKSISSILRCNKKLVKNIFSHNGIKVDLLKIREKKINESNKINKVSTELEKQTNHDSSISNKDNLKIINEINSKLKNNFYIKMNYGSIQQLCNILEDLEYFDLIDNDSYYDILNILKFPSNIYKLKNIDFINILNNIKSRNNKYKDLLPLSYFSFIFDILKEKDFSECLTNDLAELIKLIQYFKKMYNNLNFCMSKSEIILFKRNLNDVLSIPTLIYILYDYSIINKRDALLNSFTLKLFYRIMDCLNSEVVNDNKIVKNVDEYLPKTQNSEKHKLFVDNLKNNNNNNNNNNNNNNNNNNNNNNNNNNNNNNNNNNNNMLDLNTHLLLIKSVDMLIDKSVINNNDYIFCKNFLYFDFCNKFECSNDIKCEYDKCEKYIHYNLYIIGIFGKIKHDDFNFLLYLVKNALILSVYFSTKDIVMLLRGLSKCSYFIDKVNYLFFYSTLNYLSFLIIKKNDMNFLDLNWSNNNNNNNGDNISLFEKRHFAINKVKTNFNFNFNKNNFKEILSITNNMYRQIENIIQINYEYINTLEINQLNENRFNKLTHLSDSILEEFENKMKFHIYEKEKNNIIAYNEKQMCYMDCCNILYYMNKLNYINHDIIKLVIKNMYVKINYLKNEHILKTINSLTIIKNIDKELPSFNYFIKKLLFQFCYNIGNVSENSRNSSCVLKIDELIKMFYIISKLSTKNEYKNNLIRKYILILLEKLLEKNKYPRINNGLIIIIKAFKNMYPYRYIKLVKMVINCISDEIGNDEISYTDHKMCLKNNEDIFKNESNNLINFDFLKTYFSVLPTLVNPTTNIYSDINDEYLLTSKKLFSILHEQFRKNNSIKNYAILVIVDFMNISFHYMDDFFLENYPNLILYIISEKEILSKEQFCLFLLNFKYLSNWGLKIKDNQINGNSYNIDSRNKYTELYNSIEKCFNEFLNNDKNKSMNEIIYGGNNPNDGDGKLNYDFSFNKKRLTFLDTEDNDEQEIISMEYNSVNINDLFDKKKKNLNSDIGNKKEKKKNPYKFGENSERKEGKDEMCRKQKNRLNEFEIILRKYAYCQNNAKDKIEIVKNKKIFLFDIKYIELKKNIIFEFLEENNYFKEPDDSTIELLPHINLRLLILNKLNFYIFIMPFFEWDSYYGRLEKAKAIFHKLLSITNNTNSYPIQTNRNSVFSSIGQYK from the coding sequence atgttcataaaaaaatataataacatttttgaaaaaaatggtcAAAGAATAATACGCACAATAACattatgtaataattttagTTCAAttagattttttttttccaagtttccttacaaaaataaaaaacctTTAAATATcgattatattaataaaattcaaaagaataatgaacaaaatgaagaaataaaatataagcaTATTGAAGGAAGTAATGTCTGTGATAAGATTAATATAGAATATAACTACAGacataaatttaattgTAATCGaggaatatataaaaagggtgaagataataaaataataactaAAATATGCGAagaattatatgaaaatataaaaagaaaagaatataatgattttgaaaataagtTGGTATATTCTATTTCGCTAGCTGATAATGCAATAGAAATTTCACAGCTAATAAATGTAATTAGCAAatcaaattttttgaaaatccCTAAAGAGATTAaagaatataatgataacaataaaataatatcttCATATGTAACCTTAATTGACAAAAgcttaaaaatatttgataatatgCCAATAAGGAGTATAAGTTTAATTTTAAACAGTATGATTAAATTAGGTATTTATCACACACGTTTCATTGACCtgtttattaaaaatataagaaatatattaaatgaaagTAACAATATAGacttatgtatattttatcatttttatgttaatgcgttaaataatgttttaattttaagagaaaatatggaatatatattaaaattatttttggataaaataaataatattgctTTAGaattacaaataaaaagtatttCATCCATTTTACggtgtaataaaaaattagtaaaaaatattttttctcataATGGCATAAAAGTTGACctattaaaaataagggaaaaaaaaattaacgaatcaaacaaaataaataaagtcAGTACAGAACTGGAAAAGCAAACAAATCATGATAGTTCCATTTCGAATAAAgacaatttaaaaataattaacgAAATAAATTCTAAgctaaaaaataacttttatataaaaatgaattatgGGAGTATACAACAATTATGCAACATATTAGAAGATTTAGAATATTTCGATTTAATTGATAATGATAGttattatgatattttaaatatattaaaatttcctagtaatatttataaattaaaaaatatagattttataaatatattaaataatataaaaagtagaaataataaatataaagattTACTTCCATTGtcttatttttcatttatttttgatattttaaaagaaaaagattTTTCAGAATGTTTAACTAATGATTTAGctgaattaataaaattaatacaatattttaaaaaaatgtataataatCTTAATTTTTGCATGAGCAAGTcagaaattatattatttaaaagaaatttaAATGATGTGTTATCAATACCAAcacttatttatattttatatgattattCTATAATTAACAAGCGTGATGCTTTATTAAATTCATTTACtttgaaattattttacaGAATAATGGATTGTTTAAATAGTGAAGTagtaaatgataataaaattgttaaaaatgTTGACGAATATTTACCAAAAACTCAAAATAGCGAAAAgcataaattatttgttgataatttaaaaaataataataataataataataataataataataataataataataataataataataataataataataataataataataataataataataataataataataatatgctTGATTTAAACACACATTTGTTACTAATAAAATCAGTTGATATGCTCATAGATAAAAgtgtaataaataataatgattatattttttgtaaaaattttctttattttgatttttgtAACAAATTTGAATGTTCAAACGATATAAAATGTGAGTATGATAAGtgtgaaaaatatattcattataatttatatataataggtATATTcggtaaaataaaacatgatgattttaattttttattatatttggtaaaaaatgcattaatattatctgtttatttttcaacAAAAGATATAGTGATGTTATTAAGGGGTTTAAGTAAATgttcttattttattgataaagttaattatttatttttttattcgacattaaattatttaagttttttaataattaaaaaaaatgatatgaattttttagaTTTAAATTGGagtaacaataataataataataatggtgATAATATCagtttatttgaaaaaaggCATTTCGCTATAAATAAAgttaaaacaaattttaactttaattttaataaaaataattttaaagaGATACTAAGcataacaaataatatgtatagacaaatagaaaatataatacaaataaattatgaatatattaataccTTGGAAATAAAccaattaaatgaaaacagatttaataaattgaCCCATTTATCCGACTCAATATTAGAAGAATTTGAGAATAAAATGAAGTTTCACatttatgaaaaagaaaagaataatattattgcatataatgaaaaacaaATGTGTTATATGGATTGttgtaatatattatattatatgaataagttgaactatataaatcatgatattataaaattagtaataaaaaatatgtatgtaaaaattaattatttaaaaaatgagcaCATACttaaaacaataaattcattaactataataaaaaatatcgaTAAAGAGCTTCCttcttttaattattttattaaaaaattgttgtTTCAATTTTGTTACAATATTGGTAATGTCAGTGAAAATAGTAGGAATTCCAGTTGTGTGCTTAAGATAgatgaattaataaaaatgttttatataatcaGCAAATTATccacaaaaaatgaatataaaaataatttaataagaaaatatattttaatattattggAAAAGTTActcgaaaaaaataagtacCCTCGTATAAACAATGGtcttattattattattaaagcttttaaaaatatgtatccATATCGATATATAAAGCTAGTTAAAATGGTCATAAACTGTATTAGTGACGAAATTGGAAATGATGAAATTTCTTATACAGACCATAAAATGtgtttgaaaaataatgaagatatttttaagaatgaaagtaataatttaattaattttgattttttaaaaacatatttttctgTGTTGCCTACATTAGTTAATCCAACAACAAACATTTATTCTGATATAAATGacgaatatttattaacaagTAAGAAATTATTCTCTATATTACATGAACAGttcagaaaaaataattccataaaaaattatgctATATTGGTAATTGTGGATTTTATGAACATttcttttcattatatGGATGATTTCTTTTTGGAAAATTATcctaatttaattttatacataattaGTGAAAAGGAAATTTTATCAAAGGAacaattttgtttatttttgttaaattttaaatatttatcaaattgGGGACTCAAAATTAAAGACAACCAAATTAACGGAAACAGCTATAACATAGATAGtcgaaataaatatactgAATTATACAATTCTAttgaaaaatgttttaacgaatttttgaataatgataaaaataaatctatgaatgaaataatttatggAGGTAATAACCCCAATGATGGAGATGGTAAATTGAATTATGATTTTagttttaacaaaaaaaggTTAACATTTTTAGATACAGAAGATAATGACGAGCAGGAAATAATTTCTATGGAATATAACAgtgttaatataaatgatttatttgataaaaaaaaaaaaaatttgaatagTGAtattggaaataaaaaagaaaaaaaaaaaaatcctTATAAATTTGGAGAAAATAGTGAAAGAAAAGAAGGCAAAGATGAAATGTGTAGaaagcaaaaaaatagatTAAACGAGtttgaaattattttgaggaaatatgcatattgtCAGAATAATGCAAAagataaaattgaaattgtaaaaaataaaaaaatatttttatttgatattaaatatattgaattgaaaaaaaatattatttttgaatttttggaggaaaacaattattttaagGAGCCTGATGATTCAACCATAGAATTGCTGCCACATATAAATTTGCGATTATTAATtctaaataaattaaatttttatatttttattatgccTTTTTTTGAATGGGATAGTTATTATGGTAGACTGGAAAAAGCTAAAGCGATTTTCCACAAATTATTAAGCATTACAAATAATACTAATTCATATCCTATACAAACAAATAGGAACAGTGTTTTTTCATCTATTGGTCAATATAagtag
- a CDS encoding serine/threonine protein kinase, putative: MNESASSPIKATCRDMALKSSLHSFTFSLKDFDIAGFLGDGAHGSVFLACERRTNFICVLKCISKSHLVKSTQEALLRKEIELQAHLKHPHIACMYTWFHTSSHVFFVMEYCSNGDLFTYLNEHGPFSEKKVATMLFEIIWAIRTCHDKRIAHLDLKPENVLVNHEEKCKLADFGLSAHIGSKHKKKGISHYRGTHDYWSPEQCARHQKKKKNFGEFDQKTDIWTLGILAFELKFGRPPFGSTNEEREDIIMNRIQDYHWSQLFSEKVKQDLIDKLSPEFKNFLNLCLDKNPKKRPTAEELIQHPFIFIHNKNRPCIKSYATQPRGKQGPKLSHKGFNEQDGSFLTPIWFHNK, from the exons atgaacgaATCAGCTAGTAGTCCAATTAAGGCAACATGCAGAGACATGGCCTTAAAAAGTAGTTTACATTCCTTTACCTTTAGTCTCAAAGATTTTGACATAGCAGGCTTTTTG GGAGATGGAGCACATGGAAGCGTATTCTTAGCATGTGAAAGACGAACAAATTTCATTTGTGttttaaaatgtatatCTAAATCACACCTAGTCAA AAGTACACAAGAAGCACTTTTAAGAAAAGAAATCGAACTCCAAGCTCATTTAAAGCATCCTCATATTGCAtg CATGTATACGTGGTTCCATACAAGTAGCcatgtattttttgttatggAATATTGTTCAAATGGTGATTTGTTTACCTACTTAAATGAACATGGTCCATtttctgaaaaaaaagttgCAACTATGTTATTCGAAATAATTTGGGCAATAAGAACATGTCATGATAAAAGAATAGCACACTTAGATCTTAAACCAGAAAATGTTTTAGTAAATCATGAAGAAAAATGTAAACTTGCTGATTTTGGATTATCTGCACATATAGGATctaaacataaaaaaaaaggaatttCACATTATAGAGGTACTCATGATTACTGGTCCCCTGAGCAATGTGCTAGacatcaaaaaaaaaaaaaaaattttggaGAATTTGATCAAAAAACAGATATATGGACACTTGGTATTTTAGCTTTTGAATTAAAATTTGGTAGACCACCTTTTGGATCAACCAATGAAGAAAGGGAagatattattatgaacaGAATACAAGATTATCACTGGAGCCAATTATTTTCAGAAAAAGTTAAACAAGATTTAATAGACAAATTGTCTCcagaatttaaaaattttctaaatCTATGTTTAGATAAAAATCCAAAAAAAAGGCCAACTGCTGAAGAATTAATTCAACatccttttatttttattcataataaaaatagacCATGTATTAAATCTTATGCTACACAACCCAGAGGAAAACAAGGCCCAAAACTAAGTCATAAAGGATTTAATGAACAAGATGGATCTTTTCTTACTCCAATTTGGTTTCATAATAAATAg
- a CDS encoding 50S ribosomal protein L24, putative codes for MFSSIFSSQNKIYYLLSNVNNLFLKYAQVRNHKIIKPRNIIKVWKIKPGDEVKVISGKDKGKIGEVLSCDKFRNMVKVKGCNLRKIFLDNKYVYIEKKIHYSNVQLIDSFLKTNTKVSIRYTDDNQIIRISKKSGIVIPWPIDKKVESEYDQADENPLDTPPEEALKKTYDYKTDVKFMNMLRQTVNKYNRELS; via the coding sequence atgttttcttcgattttttcaagccaaaataaaatatattacttaTTGAGCAATGtaaacaatttatttttaaaatatgctCAAGTAAGGaatcataaaattattaagccaaggaatattattaaggtatggaaaataaaaccAGGAGATGAAGTGAAAGTAATATCAGGAAAAGATAAAGGGAAAATAGGCGAAGTATTAAGTTGTGATAAATTTCGGAATATGGTTAAAGTAAAAGGGTGTAATTTaaggaaaatatttcttgataataaatatgtttatattgaaaaaaaaatacactaTTCAAATGTTCAGCTAATAGATAgctttttaaaaacaaatacaAAAGTTTCTATTAGATATACTGATGataatcaaataataagaatatcaaaaaaatcaGGAATTGTTATACCATGGCCTATTGATAAAAAGGTAGAATCTGAATATGACCAGGCAGACGAAAATCCCTTAGACACCCCCCCAGAGGAGGCTTTGAAGAAAACATATGACTATAAAACTGATGTAAAATTTATGAACATGTTAAGGCAAACAgttaataaatacaataGAGAGTTATCATAG
- a CDS encoding glyoxalase I-like protein GILP, putative: MKFDLINIFFLLVLFFFFKKYDFLNVSKKHTYNFLNGNIIRKKEKYSSKNFKCKVEGIEYKVQNVDNSIEFYNNVLGFQVAEKGDNYAKLILGNNEAYIKLIKNEDKFIIGEHSFLGLGIHLKEFDLKKVNIYKGHIEDELDKRPITACILPDEDAQVRRFWTNCFITDPDGYGIEVILEEDVPKLNRIRLYTTSTKDSQKFYSDILGMDLVKIQSHLEEISYPWNIYGGMSYYFSNKNNSTILQLAYAYDENKLHMGNSLGNLILSFQDLNTLEKRLKENNIKIIKSNGEIIVKDLDGYNICLKQITKLKKGTTKL; the protein is encoded by the exons atgaaattcgatttgataaatatttttttccttttagtgcttttttttttttttaaaaaatatgattttttGAATGTTTCAAAGAAACATacttataattttcttaacggaaatattattagaaaaaaggaaaaatatagttctaaaaattttaaatgtaAAGTAGAAGGTATTGAATATAAAGTTCAGAATGTAGACAATTCAATAGAATTTTATAACAATGTGTTGGGATTTCAAGTAGCAGAAAAGGGAGATAATTATGCTAAGCTTATTTTAGGAAATAACGAagcatatattaaattgataaaaaatgaggacaaatttattataggAGAA CATTCATTCCTAGGATTAGGAATACATTTAAAAGAATTCGATTTAAAAAAGgtcaatatatataaaggaCATATTGAGGACGAATTGGATAAAAGACCAATAACGGCTTGCATATTACCAGATGAagat GCACAAGTGCGAAGATTTTGGACAAACTGTTTTATAACAGATCCTGATGGATATGGTATAGAAGTGATATTGGAGGAAGATGTTCCGAAATTAAATAGG aTTCGGCTTTATACCACATCGACTAAAGATTCTCAGAAGTTTTACTCTGACATTTTAGGAATGGAT ttAGTGAAAATCCAAAGTCATTTAGAAGAAATTTCATATCCTTGGAATATTTATGGTGGCATgagttattatttttcgaataaaaataattcaactATACTTCAATTAGCTTATGCATATGATGAAAACAAg CTGCACATGGGGAATTCCTTAGgaaatttaattttgagTTTCCAAGATTTAAATACACTTGAAAAAAGACTAAAggaaaacaatataaaaattattaagtCGAATGGAGAGATTATAGTGAAAGACTTGGATGGTTACAATATTTGCTTGAAGCAGATTACAAAGCTCAAAAAGGGGacaacaaaattataa
- a CDS encoding RNA-binding protein, putative, which translates to MIKQKRSYSHMENDEGVDPNNNSEGEVSFKRQRNNSHSSNMTYGSMNEEYENGDKNNKLHSGNMEMLIPYCILLPNRAIGYVIGKSGNNVREIEKVCDVIIKCQKEFDISVYPPPSEKILTVSGKKENKKKALELVLNKSKTVMDFQEEDGKESIVIIVPTRSIPIIIGQKGSKISSLSERSLCEINVHKDDVPGIKDKAIFIKSNQITKIIDCISIIYDLLEEVTENGILEIAEFPGVSKNFTSPINIGLCGPPPINGPSSFHENSTANGVSGVSNHYNDTHSMNSGTNQFRGSRNNNMNYNNNIGNNGSKFSMKNKENNYYDNYSNNNMDDYDNFSVPREKNLLLHKFGKESSSCVIRFVLDVETTAWIIGKAGCHIKEIRTITGAGAVIVDAPDNIENVKTCDRILTLSGSPENKYNALKLIVKQMEEREKNINNSMRMLVPGKAASFLIGRKGSIIKYITEQSGSQIQVAKNKESENEKLVLISGSPESKILASVLILQKLEEYDNPAIAREGLLIPLNDLYYSNNNKNSNMKKNSNNNPSIIGSGNGSTRIIQNNVRGSMNNNNGGGNNSRYYSNSVINNNNMGNNLNNHIDNINNDNNNPSNYRYDNNNNMNNIKNKTDAKEQIENMFLNEIYKSIPITSLPKILSVKQPYTIELNMPDVYLETFDSQNKDGKSLIEEIIEKSGCNISICTDSNDSSSYTFNVSLTGSPLANSLAILMIQAKIFQFDWF; encoded by the coding sequence ATGATTAAACAAAAGCGGTCCTATTCACATATGGAAAATGATGAAGGTGTAGATCCAAATAACAATAGTGAGGGTGAAGTTTCGTTTAAAAGACAACGGAATAATAGCCATAGTAGCAACATGACGTATGGAAGTATGAATGAGGAATATGAAAATggtgataaaaataataaattacatAGTGGTAATATGGAAATGTTAATACCATATTGTATTTTGCTACCAAATAGGGCAATCGGTTATGTTATTGGTAAGTCAGGTAATAATGTACGTGAAATTGAAAAAGTATGTGATGTCATAATAAAATGCCAAAAAGAATTTGATATATCTGTTTACCCTCCTCCCtctgaaaaaatattaacagTGTCTGgtaaaaaggaaaataaaaagaaagcATTAGAATTGGTATTAAATAAATCTAAAACTGTTATGGATTTTCAAGAAGAGGATGGAAAAGAAtctattgttattatagTTCCTACTAGATCTATTCCTATTATTATTGGCCAAAAGGGTTCTAAAATATCTTCATTATCTGAAAGATCATTATGTGAAATTAACGTTCATAAGGATGATGTACCAGGAATAAAAGATAAagctatttttataaaatcaaaTCAAATCACAAAAATTATCGATTGTataagtattatatatgatttattaGAAGAAGTTACAGAAAATGGAATATTAGAAATAGCAGAATTTCCTGGAGTTTCGAAAAATTTTACATCGCCTATTAATATTGGTTTGTGTGGTCCACCTCCTATAAATGGTCCATCATCTTTTCATGAAAACTCAACTGCCAATGGTGTTAGTGGTGTTTCAAATCATTATAACGACACACATTCTATGAATTCCGGAACAAACCAATTTAGAGGATCtcgaaataataatatgaattataataataatataggaAATAATGGATCAAAATTTtctatgaaaaataaagaaaataattattatgataattacagtaataataatatggatGACTATGATAACTTTTCTGTCCCACGCGAAAAAAATCttttattacataaatTTGGAAAAGAATCTAGTTCTTGTGTTATTCGTTTTGTTTTAGATGTAGAAACTACTGCATGGATTATAGGAAAAGCAGGCTGccatataaaagaaattcGAACAATAACCGGGGCAGGTGCAGTAATTGTAGATGCTCCtgataatattgaaaatgtaaaaacATGTGATCGTATATTAACGTTATCGGGTTCTccagaaaataaatataatgcattaaaattaatagttAAACAAATGGAAGAAAgagagaaaaatattaataattctaTGCGTATGTTAGTTCCTGGTAAAGCAGCTAGCTTTTTAATAGGTAGAAAAGGTTCTATAATTAAATACATTACTGAGCAATCAGGTTCTCAAATTCAAGTagctaaaaataaagaaagtgaaaatgaaaaattagtTTTAATAAGTGGATCACCCGAATCGAAAATTTTAGCTTCAGTTctaattttacaaaaattgGAAGAATATGATAATCCGGCAATAGCAAGGGAAGGATTACTTATTCCATTAaatgatttatattattctaataataataaaaattcaaatatgaaaaaaaatagcaatAATAACCCTTCTATTATTGGAAGTGGTAATGGCTCAACAAGAATCATACAAAACAATGTAAGGGGGtctatgaataataataatggtgGCGGAAATAATAGTCGATATTACTCTAATTCagttataaataataataacatggGTAATAATTTGAACAATCATATAgacaatataaataatgataacaACAATCCATCTAATTATCGTTatgacaataataataatatgaataatataaaaaataaaacagaTGCAAAAGAacaaattgaaaatatgtttttaaatgaaatttataaatCTATACCTATTACTTCATTAcctaaaatattatcagTTAAACAACCTTATACTATTGAATTAAATATGCCAGATGTGTATTTAGAAACCTTTGATTcacaaaataaagatgGAAAGTCTTTAATCGAAGaaataattgaaaaatcAGGTTgtaatatatctatatgtACTGATTCTAATGATTCATCATCTTACACATTTAACGTATCTCTTACAGGTTCTCCTTTAGCAAATTCTTTAGCTATTTTAATGATACAagcaaaaatatttcaatttgactggttttaa